The following are from one region of the Paenibacillus sp. KS-LC4 genome:
- a CDS encoding MFS transporter — MKHVPQAASQRAIRLRDLWPLFAAYAVSQLGGWVFRAGAVYDIFDKQGGEGSVLGWTLLCVYIPILVGGKWLAPLSDKYNSIYVMIALDVLCTLILLPVLFGSDMISLGNVLMALLVIVGLSLATPVFTAAQSSLIRKRVAPEQVTTAMSVLSNITWATNVLGTVGGSLLLLLLSFKSIILINLLSFVFSGALLFMFLQRRPLFDTAAPQKTATAAESAPAAEARAKKIKWVLLSSIFFLNLGAGVINLFPAVAARDIYQSHQIGLSYFYLGNGIGGFVGTLLIVRLRKHISEVPLLMTSSLAIGLLLLSMSWFPSAMFSILISSLMLMIGQVFGVIAHTYLLTSHAPEQAGRTSGLFMFATFLGVAVNAGLFSLFFSKVEVSSFSIFMQFCGACSLMAFVILAVHAYRKRGDFNHKSRSHGAGEQQGNKAAH, encoded by the coding sequence GTGAAACATGTACCGCAAGCAGCATCGCAAAGGGCTATTCGGCTTCGCGACTTATGGCCCTTATTCGCCGCTTACGCCGTAAGTCAGCTAGGAGGCTGGGTGTTCCGCGCAGGAGCGGTGTATGACATTTTCGACAAACAGGGCGGGGAAGGCTCTGTGCTGGGATGGACGCTGCTATGCGTCTATATTCCGATATTGGTAGGGGGAAAGTGGCTGGCGCCTTTGTCGGATAAATACAATAGTATCTATGTCATGATTGCGCTGGACGTGCTCTGCACGCTGATTCTGCTGCCTGTCCTATTCGGTTCAGACATGATCAGCTTGGGAAATGTACTTATGGCGCTGCTCGTCATTGTAGGACTGAGCTTGGCAACGCCTGTATTTACCGCAGCTCAATCGAGCCTGATCCGCAAGCGCGTTGCGCCGGAGCAAGTAACGACAGCGATGTCTGTTCTATCGAATATAACGTGGGCGACAAATGTGCTGGGTACGGTAGGCGGCTCCCTGCTGCTGCTATTGCTGAGCTTTAAGAGCATCATTTTAATAAATTTGCTTTCCTTTGTTTTTTCTGGAGCTTTGTTATTTATGTTTTTACAACGCAGGCCGTTGTTTGACACCGCAGCTCCGCAGAAGACGGCAACTGCTGCTGAATCGGCTCCGGCTGCGGAGGCGCGAGCGAAGAAAATCAAATGGGTGCTTTTATCGTCCATTTTCTTTTTAAATTTAGGGGCAGGCGTCATTAATCTTTTCCCGGCAGTTGCGGCGCGCGATATTTATCAAAGCCACCAAATCGGGCTTAGCTACTTTTATTTGGGCAATGGCATCGGCGGATTTGTAGGTACGCTATTAATCGTCAGGCTGCGAAAGCATATTAGCGAGGTTCCGCTGTTGATGACCTCAAGCCTCGCTATTGGCCTATTGCTGCTGTCAATGAGCTGGTTTCCGAGCGCGATGTTCTCTATCCTTATTAGCTCTTTGATGCTTATGATCGGTCAGGTCTTTGGCGTTATTGCCCATACGTATTTATTGACCTCCCATGCGCCGGAGCAGGCGGGAAGAACGTCCGGGTTGTTTATGTTCGCCACGTTTCTGGGCGTAGCGGTAAATGCGGGGCTATTTTCACTCTTTTTCTCCAAGGTGGAGGTAAGCAGCTTTTCAATTTTTATGCAATTTTGCGGG